A segment of the Anaerolineae bacterium genome:
TAGCCATCGCAGGCAGGGCTGTCAAGCCGGGGTGGGGACTGGAGGAGCCGGCCCCGGCTCGGGTCGGCTCCTGTCAGAGATCTTGAGAGCCAACTGCTCTCAACGTCGGCGTGGCGCTCAGCCGCTGGGTAGGCAGGAGGTGGCGCCGCCAGTGGCCCCCCGGCCAGAGGTGGCGAAGGCCGACAGAACCTTCCTCACGTTGTCGGAGCCGCACACCGGGCAGGCTACCGACACGGATCGAGCGGACAGGACGAACTTCTCGAAGTGCCGGCCGCAGTGGCGGCACTCGTATTCGAA
Coding sequences within it:
- a CDS encoding zinc ribbon domain-containing protein is translated as MPIFEYECRHCGRHFEKFVLSARSVSVACPVCGSDNVRKVLSAFATSGRGATGGATSCLPSG